A region of the Stieleria neptunia genome:
CGGGAATCCGCCAGGCGTTTTGCTCAGGGATCGCGACACGTTCGGCGATCGCTCCATCGACATCGACGCCCATAAACTCTGCCGACGGACACGCGTATTGCCAACCACCGAGGCAGCGATCACAGCGTCCACATCGCAGCACCGGATCCGCGGCGATCTTGTCACCGATCGAAATGCGGCGAACATCCGATCCCGCCGAGACGACGCGTCCGACAAACTCATGCCCAAGAATCCTCGGCGTCTTGACTTTGATTCGTCCCGCAGCGACCGCCAAATCGGTCCGGCACAATCCGACCAGCGAAACTTGAACGAGCACTTGACCGGGTCCACACGTCACCGCGGCAATGTCTTTCCACACCGTCCCGGCGTCGGTTCGAACAAGAGCACGCAATCGGGGGCCTCACGACAAGAAAAGACTTCCATCCATTCATTTACTTTAAAGGAACCACAGCGCGGCGAAAAGGTTCGGGAAGCGAAAGAGTTTCAATCGACCGAATCCTCATGATCTCGTCGATTGAGTGTGATGTGGTCAGCAGACCGATGTACGACGTCCTTTCGAGGTCGTCGTCGGGAGTCCAGCGGACGACGGCCCGGAAGGGCCATCGTACTCGAAAAATCGGTCGTCCTAAGTTTAAGAGTTGACGAAGCCCTAGGCGAGACATTGATCGCATAGAATCGTCCTTGTCCGTCCCGCCACCCGGCAACAAGCGTTTCATGATCGATCCCTCCCCCACCAATCTGTCGGTCTTCGGTGCCACCGTCTTTGTGTTTGTGTTGCTCGGCATTGTGTCGGCCGTCCAGGCGGTGATGACGACGCGGACCTCACAGGGTGCCGTCGCCTGGGCGATCACGCTGGTCACCTGGCCTTTTTTTGCGGTCCCCGCCTACTGGATTTTCGGCCGCAATAAATTCCAGGGCTACGTCAATTTGCGTCGTGACCGGACCAGCGATGCGATCGACAATCTGGATGACGTCCGACGTCAATTGACGCCCTACACCGTCGATCTGGGCACGCGCTTCGGTGAAGCGCGTGCGTTGGAACAGCTGGCCCGGATGCGGTTCACTCGAAACAACGACACGCGTCTGTTGGTCAATGGCCGAGCCACGTTCGATGCGATCTTTGCGGAAATCGATGCGGCGACAACCTACATCCTGGTTCAGTTCTTCATCATCCACGACGACTCGCTGGGACGACAGCTGAAAGACCGACTGATCGCGCAGGCGAAACGCGGCTTGTCGGTCTACCTGCTGTACGACGACATCGGGTCCAGCGGCATCCCGAAAGCATTTGTCAACGAATTGACCGCGGCCGGCGTCCATATCACAGGGATGAGAACGACGCGGGGCTGGCGAAACCGATTCCAGATCAATTTTCGCAACCATCGCAAGATCGTCATCGTGGACGGCCGAATCGCGTTTGTCGGCGGCCACAACGTCGGTGACGAATACATCGGCATGCACCCCAGGTTGACTCCCTGGCGCGACACGCACCTGTCGATCAGCGGACCGGCCGTGCTCGCGACTCAACTCGCCTTCGTCGAAGACTGGTACTGGGCGACCGAGTCGATGCCCGACGTCACCTGGGAACCGCAACCGTCG
Encoded here:
- the cls gene encoding cardiolipin synthase, which encodes MIDPSPTNLSVFGATVFVFVLLGIVSAVQAVMTTRTSQGAVAWAITLVTWPFFAVPAYWIFGRNKFQGYVNLRRDRTSDAIDNLDDVRRQLTPYTVDLGTRFGEARALEQLARMRFTRNNDTRLLVNGRATFDAIFAEIDAATTYILVQFFIIHDDSLGRQLKDRLIAQAKRGLSVYLLYDDIGSSGIPKAFVNELTAAGVHITGMRTTRGWRNRFQINFRNHRKIVIVDGRIAFVGGHNVGDEYIGMHPRLTPWRDTHLSISGPAVLATQLAFVEDWYWATESMPDVTWEPQPSMEHDRMVFVLPSGPADDYETCGLFFTHAINSADDRIWIATPYFVPDEGVITALQLAALRGVDVRVLIPGIPDKPWIKLAAMSYVNQVLQAGVKVYEYGDGFLHQKVVLVDEYASAIGTANFDNRSFRLNFEITVLTIDDDFTSEVEQMLLNDFAHSKEITPDDLAARRWWSVAGSQIARLFAPIL